In Balneolales bacterium ANBcel1, the following proteins share a genomic window:
- a CDS encoding response regulator, with product MLKILSVEDDYIASFMLNEQIERMGYFMVDTVETGEDAVELCQWMKPDLILMDITLNGDMDGIEASEKITEEAGSVPIIFITGITDPEIHKKARVLNPHGFFTKPVNVKALQQSIEEVFKKHR from the coding sequence ATGTTAAAAATTCTCAGTGTGGAAGATGATTATATCGCTTCCTTCATGCTCAATGAGCAGATCGAACGAATGGGGTACTTTATGGTGGATACCGTTGAAACCGGGGAGGATGCCGTTGAACTCTGCCAGTGGATGAAACCCGATTTGATTCTCATGGATATCACTCTCAATGGTGACATGGACGGCATTGAAGCATCTGAAAAAATCACGGAAGAGGCCGGCAGCGTTCCCATCATTTTCATCACCGGCATTACGGATCCGGAGATACACAAAAAAGCCAGGGTGCTAAATCCGCACGGCTTTTTTACCAAGCCTGTCAACGTCAAGGCGCTTCAGCAGTCCATTGAGGAAGTGTTCAAAAAACATCGGTGA
- a CDS encoding sulfite exporter TauE/SafE family protein: MDFFWTAFLLGFAGSAHCIGMCGPIAVALPGKTDAWARYVSGRVLYNAGRAVTYTMMGAVLGLLGLGAWLVGYQQALSVITGAGIVLVTLVVWNRSWTLEKGWFSGISAFFHRVMQPLMRAGTGQSMFLIGIVNGFLPCGLVYVALAAALTTGGVLNGMIYMALFGIGTAPVMFMMAVSPGLLTGTWQLRLQKAIPWLAVLVGLLLILRGLSLGIPFISPDLSSGQGSCH, translated from the coding sequence ATGGACTTTTTCTGGACAGCATTTCTGCTGGGTTTTGCCGGTTCGGCACACTGTATCGGCATGTGCGGCCCCATTGCCGTGGCATTGCCGGGCAAAACGGATGCATGGGCAAGGTATGTTTCGGGCAGGGTGCTCTATAACGCCGGCCGAGCGGTAACGTACACTATGATGGGAGCGGTACTGGGACTGCTGGGGCTTGGCGCCTGGCTCGTGGGGTATCAGCAGGCATTGTCGGTTATCACCGGTGCGGGAATCGTGCTTGTGACCCTGGTGGTGTGGAATCGCTCATGGACTCTGGAAAAAGGATGGTTTTCCGGCATCAGCGCTTTTTTTCATCGCGTCATGCAGCCGCTGATGCGTGCTGGCACGGGCCAGTCTATGTTTTTGATCGGGATTGTGAATGGTTTCCTGCCATGCGGTCTGGTGTATGTCGCCCTGGCGGCGGCCCTTACTACCGGAGGAGTTTTGAACGGGATGATATATATGGCACTGTTCGGGATTGGCACGGCACCGGTCATGTTTATGATGGCCGTTTCTCCCGGGTTGCTCACCGGCACCTGGCAACTGCGGCTGCAGAAGGCCATTCCCTGGCTGGCGGTACTTGTGGGACTGTTGCTGATACTGCGGGGCCTGTCACTGGGCATACCGTTTATCAGTCCGGATTTGTCATCGGGGCAGGGAAGTTGCCACTAG
- a CDS encoding HAD-IC family P-type ATPase yields the protein MVWEMEQHEHYYSEAEAAGKSGTLEPTPSAGTSAGRGPSQTGSDTNGSGAADGTKRRPGAHTGTGQDASTGSDRLSPLNLLYLRFALALISSIFLIFISLTLHFEAEQAPVFLRYISLGLATVVMFLLAGPFLDNLKREVRDRRLSLASLIFTGSGAAYILSAWNTLAGSGIAGIAGISGYDTLSGNTYFETSAMILTFYVGSLLIDTRIKKSLSGYARIWEPGSLPEVLKVSVESTGEAAGANGVQPSERVPVQRLGPGDLTLTEAGQPVLFDAVVEQGGGFMDESHLTGEPDAIRKERGDRVSAGSISIDGEVLLRVIKPFRESTLSSYMNRARAMRSRPGYYERVASRGASILLSAVIVTAFAGLAWHLYHHTAAQALEVFLAVLLIGCPCAFAISTPSALWVAHQRLHRTGIVAMGGSSALERLSDIKLVMFDKTGTLTEGVALRELNRVTDDPAWPVERLMRLAGAMELEQTHPFARAIRRYLAQHELVPLPVCNTGLIPGQGVRAEWQAADNGAKVHSLLLVNNRHAAGQESLADGDFGLFLDGRLMMRLRVYQPPRAHLEESIMQLHERNGMEVAVVTGDPAPAETALPPEVTAKVHYHGGCSPEEKAELVDRYRESHGGILFVGDGTNDLMAINKADLGVGVYTGSLSIRNNADFVLFHPSLLSISEMLTFSGRIRRTIRGNFFWAIIYNIIGIGVALTGLLHPFFAILAMMLSSFFVTMHALSLRKSQPSLGRLEQDVNRHVESDLLRAGVAGT from the coding sequence ATGGTCTGGGAGATGGAGCAGCACGAACACTATTACTCAGAGGCGGAGGCGGCCGGCAAGTCCGGGACTCTGGAACCGACCCCGTCTGCCGGGACATCCGCCGGTAGAGGTCCGTCCCAAACCGGCAGTGATACTAACGGTTCCGGTGCAGCCGATGGAACAAAGCGTCGCCCGGGCGCACATACCGGTACCGGACAGGACGCTTCCACAGGTTCGGATCGCCTGTCCCCGTTAAACCTGCTCTATCTTCGGTTTGCCCTCGCTCTGATCTCCTCCATTTTCCTGATATTCATCAGCCTGACCCTCCATTTCGAGGCGGAACAGGCTCCGGTTTTTCTGAGATACATCAGTCTCGGGCTGGCAACCGTGGTCATGTTTCTGCTGGCCGGCCCGTTTCTCGACAACCTAAAGCGGGAGGTCCGCGACCGCAGGCTCAGCCTGGCTTCGCTCATTTTTACAGGCTCCGGGGCGGCGTACATCCTTTCGGCCTGGAATACGCTGGCAGGCAGCGGAATTGCCGGAATCGCCGGCATCTCAGGCTATGATACGCTGTCCGGAAACACCTACTTCGAGACTTCAGCCATGATCCTCACCTTTTATGTCGGAAGTCTTTTGATCGATACCAGAATCAAGAAGAGCCTGTCCGGCTATGCGAGGATCTGGGAGCCGGGTTCCCTGCCGGAAGTGTTGAAGGTTTCGGTCGAAAGCACCGGAGAGGCGGCTGGTGCGAATGGAGTTCAACCGTCGGAGCGCGTGCCGGTCCAACGACTGGGGCCGGGCGACCTCACCCTCACCGAGGCCGGTCAGCCGGTTCTTTTTGACGCGGTTGTTGAGCAGGGTGGCGGGTTTATGGATGAGTCGCACCTGACCGGTGAGCCCGATGCCATCAGAAAGGAGCGTGGAGACCGCGTATCGGCCGGAAGTATCAGCATTGATGGTGAGGTTTTACTGCGCGTCATAAAGCCATTTCGCGAGTCAACGCTTTCGTCCTACATGAACCGGGCCAGGGCGATGCGTTCGCGTCCGGGGTACTATGAGCGCGTGGCATCCCGCGGCGCCAGTATCTTGCTTTCGGCGGTGATCGTTACGGCATTCGCCGGACTCGCATGGCATCTGTATCATCATACCGCCGCCCAGGCCCTGGAAGTGTTTCTGGCCGTATTGCTGATTGGCTGTCCGTGCGCATTCGCCATATCGACTCCGTCGGCTCTTTGGGTGGCCCATCAGCGCCTGCACCGAACCGGTATTGTCGCGATGGGGGGGAGCAGCGCACTGGAGCGGCTCTCCGACATCAAACTCGTGATGTTTGACAAAACGGGAACACTGACCGAGGGTGTTGCATTGCGGGAACTCAACCGGGTAACCGACGATCCCGCCTGGCCGGTCGAACGGCTGATGCGCCTGGCCGGTGCCATGGAGTTGGAGCAGACCCATCCGTTTGCCCGGGCCATCCGGCGCTATCTGGCTCAGCACGAACTGGTACCCCTGCCTGTGTGCAATACCGGGCTGATACCCGGTCAGGGTGTCAGGGCGGAGTGGCAGGCTGCGGACAACGGTGCGAAAGTCCATTCCCTGCTCCTGGTCAACAATCGCCATGCTGCCGGGCAAGAGTCTTTGGCAGACGGCGATTTCGGCCTGTTTCTGGACGGCCGGCTGATGATGCGCCTGAGGGTCTATCAACCGCCCCGCGCTCATCTGGAGGAGTCGATTATGCAGCTTCATGAACGGAACGGGATGGAAGTGGCGGTGGTAACCGGCGATCCGGCCCCGGCGGAAACGGCTCTGCCGCCGGAAGTGACCGCAAAGGTTCACTACCATGGAGGATGTTCTCCCGAGGAGAAGGCGGAGCTGGTGGATCGGTACCGGGAAAGCCATGGGGGGATACTTTTTGTAGGTGACGGCACCAACGACCTGATGGCCATCAACAAGGCCGATCTCGGCGTGGGTGTCTATACCGGCTCTCTGAGTATCCGGAATAATGCCGATTTTGTTCTATTTCACCCGAGCTTGTTGAGTATATCCGAGATGCTCACCTTTTCCGGCCGAATCCGACGGACCATCCGCGGCAACTTTTTCTGGGCGATTATATATAACATTATTGGAATCGGTGTGGCGCTCACGGGACTTCTGCACCCGTTTTTCGCGATCCTCGCAATGATGCTGAGCTCCTTTTTTGTAACGATGCATGCGCTTTCGCTTCGTAAGAGCCAGCCTTCGCTGGGACGGCTCGAGCAAGATGTAAACCGGCATGTGGAGAGCGATTTGCTCAGGGCGGGCGTTGCCGGCACATAG
- a CDS encoding cytochrome c, with translation MADEKYFGDLDDDRSIEELHRAAMEREEEIPEEGNERGPLWMYAVIILTLAFGFFYMGRYLGEISDRPHVLFTEPQAVSDAPEELDMMVTGRQVYTRVCQACHQQDGSGVEGAFPPLTGSDWVIGVPERPVQIVLRGFEGQIVRNGVTYNAAMPGFARLLSDDEVASVVTYIRNAFGNEAPEVTPEEVAEMRNASEDRTAAWTEGQLDAFIEN, from the coding sequence ATGGCGGATGAAAAGTATTTCGGCGACCTCGACGACGATCGCAGCATTGAGGAGCTGCACCGGGCCGCTATGGAGCGCGAAGAAGAAATTCCCGAAGAGGGAAACGAGCGCGGCCCCTTGTGGATGTACGCAGTTATCATTCTCACCCTCGCATTCGGCTTTTTCTATATGGGACGATACCTCGGGGAGATATCTGACCGCCCTCATGTGCTTTTTACTGAACCGCAGGCCGTATCAGATGCCCCGGAAGAGTTGGATATGATGGTGACCGGCCGCCAGGTATATACGCGGGTCTGCCAGGCGTGCCATCAGCAGGATGGTTCCGGTGTTGAGGGAGCTTTCCCGCCGCTGACCGGATCCGACTGGGTGATTGGAGTCCCGGAGCGGCCCGTACAAATTGTTCTGAGAGGCTTTGAAGGGCAAATTGTCCGGAATGGTGTCACCTATAACGCCGCCATGCCGGGGTTCGCAAGATTGCTTTCGGATGACGAGGTTGCCTCGGTAGTTACCTACATCCGGAACGCTTTTGGAAATGAGGCTCCGGAGGTTACTCCGGAGGAAGTGGCCGAAATGCGAAACGCCTCGGAAGACCGCACCGCTGCATGGACGGAAGGCCAGCTCGATGCCTTTATCGAAAACTGA
- a CDS encoding cbb3-type cytochrome c oxidase subunit II: MIRYSILLFGILATFLIAMFGLTILPKLFIDEGVKEPAYFTPFEVTEGHRIFVREGCIYCHSKQVRPEGFGADFERGWGRASLATDYRNLLPHNLGTMRTGPDLANIGARQPSRDWHYLNLYQPRAINDESIMPPFPWLFEVVSEDARPGREGISLPQKYRIEGSKVLPTDEARYLVAYLISLDQQITGVD; this comes from the coding sequence ATGATACGTTATTCCATTTTGCTTTTCGGGATTTTGGCCACGTTCCTGATCGCCATGTTCGGCCTCACCATCCTCCCCAAACTGTTTATTGATGAAGGGGTGAAAGAGCCGGCGTATTTCACACCGTTCGAAGTGACCGAAGGCCACCGCATTTTTGTCAGGGAAGGATGTATCTACTGTCACTCCAAACAGGTGCGCCCGGAAGGGTTTGGTGCGGATTTTGAAAGGGGATGGGGCAGGGCAAGCCTGGCGACCGATTATCGCAATCTGCTGCCGCACAATTTGGGAACGATGCGCACCGGACCGGATCTCGCCAATATCGGCGCGCGTCAGCCCAGCCGCGACTGGCACTATCTGAATCTGTATCAGCCAAGGGCGATCAACGATGAGAGCATCATGCCACCGTTCCCCTGGCTTTTTGAAGTTGTGAGCGAGGATGCCCGGCCGGGAAGGGAAGGGATCAGCCTGCCGCAAAAATATCGTATCGAAGGCAGTAAAGTGCTGCCGACCGACGAAGCGCGCTACCTGGTGGCGTATCTGATTTCACTGGATCAGCAAATTACCGGAGTGGACTGA
- a CDS encoding cbb3-type cytochrome c oxidase subunit I codes for MSPDTGQKREYSVADLDKSARYVVLFLILSGIFWLLFGTVLALVASVKMHLPDWLGSWSWLTFGRVRPLHLNTMVYGWASMTGAGVALWIFSRLLKTPIHLRGYIMVAGAVWNLVLLVGSIQILAGHSRGIEWLEFPVPVMVVIVLCVLVMSVSVFLMLATRTIKQLYVSVWYILAAFLWFPLLGLVSSLPIFDTPTVQAGMNWWYAHNALGLWFTPIGLAAAYYFIPKVLGRPIYSYGLSLLGFWGLALFYNWNGFHHLIGSPLPTWFVTISISASVMMVIPVVVVAVNHHMTVVGSFSAVKYSPTLRFVVFAAMSYTFVSLQGSMQALRSVNEVIHFTHFVVAHAHIGMYAFVTMMLFGACYYIIPRITLREWHSKALIKWHFWLTAIGIIIYAVALQYIGLFQGWDMNNPDVPFTETVTMTIPYLIARSVSGLLMASGHIIFAWLVIKMVLAPGERPATPQLWEKIRKEFAV; via the coding sequence GTGAGTCCTGATACAGGGCAAAAAAGGGAATACAGTGTCGCTGATCTGGACAAAAGCGCTCGTTATGTTGTGCTTTTTCTGATTTTGTCGGGCATTTTCTGGTTGCTGTTCGGTACGGTACTCGCCCTGGTGGCATCCGTCAAAATGCATCTGCCCGACTGGCTCGGAAGCTGGAGCTGGCTGACCTTCGGAAGGGTCCGGCCGCTTCACCTGAATACCATGGTGTATGGCTGGGCGTCCATGACAGGTGCCGGCGTTGCCCTCTGGATCTTCAGCCGTCTGCTGAAAACACCTATTCACCTGAGGGGATACATCATGGTGGCAGGGGCGGTCTGGAACCTTGTACTGCTTGTTGGCAGTATCCAAATCCTTGCAGGACATTCACGTGGGATTGAGTGGCTCGAGTTCCCGGTGCCGGTCATGGTGGTCATCGTACTCTGTGTACTGGTCATGTCGGTATCCGTGTTCCTGATGCTGGCAACCCGCACCATCAAACAACTCTACGTCTCGGTTTGGTATATCCTGGCGGCGTTTCTCTGGTTCCCGTTGCTCGGACTCGTTTCATCACTTCCGATTTTTGATACTCCCACCGTTCAGGCCGGCATGAACTGGTGGTACGCTCATAACGCTCTGGGTCTCTGGTTTACTCCGATTGGGCTTGCCGCCGCCTACTACTTCATCCCCAAAGTGCTCGGCCGTCCCATCTACAGCTACGGATTGTCGCTGCTCGGCTTCTGGGGCCTTGCACTTTTCTACAACTGGAACGGATTTCACCATCTGATCGGTTCGCCGCTGCCAACCTGGTTTGTCACCATATCCATTTCGGCCAGTGTGATGATGGTGATCCCCGTCGTGGTCGTTGCCGTTAACCATCACATGACGGTGGTCGGTTCTTTCAGTGCCGTGAAGTATTCCCCGACACTCAGGTTTGTGGTTTTTGCCGCCATGAGTTACACGTTTGTAAGCCTCCAGGGCAGCATGCAGGCGCTGCGGTCGGTCAACGAAGTCATCCATTTCACCCACTTCGTGGTAGCTCACGCCCATATCGGCATGTACGCTTTTGTGACCATGATGCTGTTCGGTGCCTGTTACTATATCATCCCCAGAATTACCCTGCGGGAGTGGCACTCAAAGGCGCTCATCAAATGGCACTTCTGGCTGACAGCCATTGGAATTATCATCTATGCCGTCGCCCTCCAGTACATCGGTCTGTTCCAGGGCTGGGACATGAACAACCCCGATGTGCCTTTCACCGAAACCGTCACCATGACCATCCCATACCTGATCGCACGGTCGGTATCCGGATTGCTCATGGCTTCCGGTCACATCATCTTTGCCTGGCTCGTAATTAAAATGGTCCTTGCTCCGGGCGAACGACCCGCCACCCCCCAGCTCTGGGAAAAAATCCGGAAGGAGTTTGCCGTATGA
- the ccoS gene encoding cbb3-type cytochrome oxidase assembly protein CcoS codes for MSFGGVILLLSSLLIIGGGLGLFLWAFFTGQFDRIQRGSMLPFDEEEPAGKRTDQIFKDDKNETKERES; via the coding sequence ATGAGTTTTGGCGGTGTAATACTATTGCTCTCATCATTGTTGATTATCGGCGGTGGATTGGGGCTGTTTCTATGGGCGTTTTTTACCGGCCAGTTCGACCGGATTCAGCGGGGGAGCATGCTTCCCTTCGACGAGGAAGAACCCGCCGGAAAACGCACGGATCAAATATTCAAGGATGACAAGAATGAAACAAAAGAGCGTGAGTCCTGA
- the pulA gene encoding pullulanase-type alpha-1,6-glucosidase — MRNMTWFVMIVLVLSASLIIASCAVMGDGSTASQENDPETPVDNGVVGASAHWVAIDRLVWDSGPQTATREIRYSHQADIRVDHDAVTGGNVIAVGEHAYLDDERVERMRHIAGRPVFSVNADQETVRRAVKGQLVAIAYDENGRPLTATRVQMPHVIDDLYAYDGLLGPRYDGQHITVSLWAPTAQNVTLNLYNREKERIETLHADHLSPDNHDKADVPLDGVWRFSGEKSNLDRMLYRFEVTVYHHENNQVNTFDVTDPYSVSLSTDSKYSQLVDLSGDESLMPDGWGSLKKSLPNKTDISLYEIHMRDFSIFDSSVPEAHRGTYLAFTHNGREDRSLSRGMTHLQRLSNAGLTHVHLLPINDIATVNEDPADRVDLHHPYERICDFIDHPEIAERCNEYGATPIREVFEKLAEQDPATEEIQKPYYLPGRMEGLASYDGFNWGYDPLHFNVPEGSYATDPDGPARIMEVREMVRALNQVGLHIVVDVVYNHTFASGLSPQSVLDKVVPGYYHRYHPDTGEMETSTCCDNTAAEHAMMEKLIIDSVLLWAREYKIDAFRFDLMGHHPRYVMENLKLALAELTLEEDGVDGDNIYVYGEGWNFGEVADDRIFEQATQFNMGGTGIGNFNDRIRDAIRGGNVTDNRRAQGFASGLYLFPNEEANPDQQQNLGILLEAADLIRVGMAGNLATYPYVNRHGERVDGATGMIGFALRPEESVNYIDKHDNETLWDNTQVKLPVDMTMDERVRVHLLSNAFINYGQGVPFYQMGTDILRSKSLDRNSFDSGDWYNAVDFSLQTHNWGIGLPPGWDNSERWDLMREFLRMSGLNVEQHHMELAHRIFLDQLKVRYSSPLFRLGTAADIHRRLVFHNTGPDQEPGIIAMSIADGPCAGDHLDEDLDGVLILFNADREEREFTLPQTFPGLERAVLHPVLRDGYDSVVKEAAVTEGHFYLPPLTAVVFIVPVQDQQGEFPCNDL; from the coding sequence ATGAGAAATATGACCTGGTTTGTGATGATAGTTCTGGTTTTGAGTGCGTCGCTGATCATTGCTTCCTGTGCTGTTATGGGGGATGGTAGCACTGCTTCGCAGGAAAACGATCCGGAAACCCCGGTGGACAACGGGGTGGTGGGCGCTTCCGCTCATTGGGTTGCCATCGACCGCCTGGTCTGGGACAGCGGACCGCAAACCGCAACTCGCGAGATTCGGTATAGCCATCAGGCGGATATCAGGGTGGACCACGACGCAGTTACCGGCGGCAACGTTATTGCAGTGGGAGAACACGCTTATCTGGACGATGAACGGGTTGAGCGCATGCGTCATATCGCCGGGCGCCCGGTGTTCTCGGTTAACGCAGATCAAGAAACGGTGAGGCGGGCAGTCAAGGGACAGCTCGTGGCCATTGCTTATGACGAAAACGGCAGGCCGTTGACCGCCACCAGAGTCCAGATGCCGCATGTTATCGATGATTTATATGCTTATGACGGCCTCCTGGGTCCGCGCTACGACGGGCAGCATATTACCGTATCGCTTTGGGCCCCCACTGCGCAAAATGTGACCCTGAATTTATACAACAGGGAGAAAGAGCGGATTGAGACCCTGCACGCCGACCATCTGAGCCCGGATAATCACGACAAAGCGGATGTTCCGTTGGATGGTGTATGGCGATTTAGCGGTGAAAAGTCGAATCTTGACAGGATGCTCTACCGTTTTGAAGTGACGGTATATCATCATGAAAATAATCAGGTGAACACGTTTGATGTAACGGATCCCTACTCTGTTAGTTTGTCTACAGATAGTAAATACAGCCAATTAGTGGATCTGTCAGGAGATGAGAGCCTTATGCCCGATGGTTGGGGAAGCCTGAAAAAAAGCCTCCCGAATAAAACCGATATATCGTTGTATGAGATTCACATGAGGGATTTCAGTATTTTTGATTCGTCGGTGCCTGAGGCACACCGCGGCACCTACCTGGCATTCACCCACAACGGGCGGGAAGACCGCAGTTTATCGCGGGGCATGACTCACCTGCAGCGATTGTCCAATGCGGGGCTTACACATGTTCATCTTCTGCCGATTAATGATATCGCCACGGTGAACGAAGATCCGGCCGATCGCGTGGATCTCCATCATCCATACGAACGCATCTGTGATTTTATAGACCACCCTGAGATCGCAGAACGGTGTAACGAGTATGGTGCAACTCCCATACGGGAGGTGTTTGAAAAGCTGGCTGAGCAGGATCCGGCTACTGAAGAGATTCAGAAACCCTATTATCTGCCCGGAAGGATGGAGGGGCTTGCTTCCTATGATGGTTTCAACTGGGGATACGACCCGTTACACTTTAATGTGCCCGAAGGCAGCTATGCCACCGATCCGGACGGCCCGGCACGCATAATGGAGGTCAGGGAAATGGTTCGGGCACTGAACCAGGTCGGGCTGCATATTGTCGTGGATGTGGTTTACAACCACACCTTCGCTTCCGGCCTTTCGCCCCAATCGGTACTCGACAAAGTGGTCCCGGGCTACTATCACCGGTATCATCCCGACACTGGTGAAATGGAGACGTCAACCTGCTGCGACAATACGGCCGCCGAGCACGCCATGATGGAAAAACTGATCATCGACTCTGTTTTGCTCTGGGCGCGTGAATACAAAATCGATGCATTCCGATTTGACCTGATGGGCCATCATCCCCGCTATGTGATGGAAAACCTCAAACTGGCACTCGCCGAACTGACGCTTGAAGAGGACGGAGTGGACGGGGACAATATCTATGTCTATGGCGAGGGATGGAATTTCGGAGAAGTGGCGGACGATCGCATATTTGAGCAGGCCACCCAGTTCAATATGGGCGGAACAGGAATAGGCAATTTCAATGACCGCATACGCGACGCCATCCGCGGTGGAAATGTAACGGATAATCGCCGTGCACAAGGCTTTGCCAGCGGCCTCTACCTGTTTCCCAACGAGGAAGCAAACCCAGATCAGCAGCAGAACCTTGGCATACTCCTGGAGGCGGCAGATCTCATTCGCGTGGGTATGGCCGGAAACCTTGCCACCTACCCCTATGTCAACCGGCATGGCGAACGCGTTGACGGTGCCACCGGAATGATCGGATTCGCCCTACGCCCGGAAGAGTCGGTAAACTACATCGACAAGCACGACAACGAAACGCTCTGGGACAATACGCAGGTCAAACTGCCGGTCGATATGACCATGGACGAGCGGGTAAGAGTGCATCTCCTGAGCAACGCGTTCATCAACTACGGCCAGGGTGTGCCGTTCTATCAGATGGGAACCGATATCCTCCGCTCCAAGTCGCTCGATCGCAACAGTTTTGACTCGGGAGACTGGTACAATGCCGTCGACTTCAGCCTGCAAACTCACAATTGGGGCATCGGGCTTCCTCCCGGATGGGATAACAGCGAACGATGGGATCTCATGCGCGAATTCCTGCGGATGTCCGGCCTGAACGTGGAGCAGCACCACATGGAGCTGGCACACAGAATTTTTCTCGATCAGCTGAAGGTTCGTTACAGCTCGCCGCTGTTCCGCCTCGGTACCGCCGCAGATATTCACCGAAGACTGGTATTTCATAATACGGGGCCCGATCAGGAGCCCGGAATAATCGCCATGAGTATTGCCGATGGCCCATGTGCGGGTGATCACCTGGACGAAGACCTGGACGGTGTACTGATCCTGTTCAATGCCGACAGGGAGGAGCGTGAATTCACTCTGCCACAGACGTTTCCGGGTCTTGAACGGGCCGTGCTGCACCCTGTGCTGAGAGATGGCTACGATTCTGTCGTGAAGGAGGCAGCTGTTACCGAGGGGCATTTTTATCTTCCGCCGCTTACAGCAGTGGTCTTCATCGTGCCGGTACAGGACCAGCAGGGAGAGTTTCCCTGCAACGACCTGTAA